The DNA region ATTTCCCCGAAGGTGAAACGCGGTTGGCCGACTATCGCAATCCAACGACCACGCCATGGGACGGTGATACCGGCAAGGTTGCCTGCTGGGTGCGCCGTTTGTCGGGAAATCAGTTTCAGGTTTTTGCCATCAACTGCGCGCATCTCGGATGCCCGGTGCGATGGTTCGCCGAATCGAAGCTCTTCCTTTGCCCCTGCCATGGGGGTGCCTACTATCAGGATGGATCGCGCGCAGCCGGGCCGCCGGAACGTGGTCTCTTTGAATACAAATACAGAGTGGCTGGAGCCAAACTCATGATTAACGCTGGCGAATTGCCAACGCTTTCAACCCCAGCCAGCGCGAAGAATGCCAACTTCGTTCCATTGGATAAAGTCGGGTGCGCATCATGGCAGAGCTAAAGAAGAACGGGCTCCAGAAGACCGGTATTGAAGTATACGAATGGTTTGAGCATCGTCTCGGCCTCGCCAAGCCAGCTTTAGAAGCTGCGGCGCATCCGATTCCGGCGAGCAGTGCAAGCTGGTGGTATGTCTTCGGAAGTGCGGCAACTGTGCTGTTTGTGTTGCAGATCATGACCGGCATCCTGCTGGCGCTGGTCTACACGCCGTCGGCAAACCATGCGTGGAGCAGCCTGCAGTTCCTCAACAACAATGTCGAGCTGGGCTGGTTCCTGCGCGCGTTGCATGGGTGGGGATCGGACTTCATGATCGCCATTGTGCTCATCCACATGGTGCAGGTTTTCATGTTCGGGGCGTACAAGTTTCCCCGCGAGCTTACATGGATCATTGGAGTGTTTCTTCTGCTCCTGACCCTTGGCATGGCCTTCACGGGACAGGTCCTGCGCTTCGATCAGGATGCCTATTGGGGTCTCGGCATCGGCGCTTCCATCATGAGCCGTGTGCCGATTATCGGCGCTCCTCTTGTGCACTTCATGCTGGGCGGTCCCATCATTGGCAGCGCGACGCTCTCGCGCTTCTTTACGCTGCATGTCTTCGTCATTCCGGGTCTCTTGCTGGCTGGCGTCGCGCTCCATCTTCTGATGGTGCTGCGGCTCGGAATCAACGAGTGGCCGATGCCCGGCCGAATCGTTCGCAAGGCCACGTATGAGGCGGAATACCATAAGCTCACCGAGAAAGATGGAATCCCCTTTGTACCGGATGGGGCATGGAAAGACGCCATCTTTGCCGCAGCCATTATCCTGGCGGTTATGGCTTGTGCCTTCTTCTTCGGCCCCTTCGGCCCAACCGGCCAGCCTGACCCCACCATCATCCAGACGACACCGAAGCCGGATGCTCCGTTCCTTTGGCTCTTTGCCATTCTCTCCCTTCTGCCGCCGAGCATGGAGACGCCGGTTATCCTGATTGCGCCAGTGCTGATCATCGGAGCCATGCTTCTGCTTCCACTGGTAGCAGGCGAAGGCGAAAAACACTGGAGCCGCCGCCCGGTCGCCGTGCTGATGGTCTCAGTCATCGCGGTCTCGCTAGGTATCTTCACCCGTCTTGGCACCACGACTCCATGGAGCCCGGTGATGAATGCGTGGAGCAGCGATGCGGTCCCTACGAAGTATCTCCATGAGCGGACACCGCTGGAGCGGCAGGGTGCTCTCGTCTTTCAGGACAAGCAGTGCCGCAATTGCCACGAGGTTGGTGGTGAGGGTGGAAGGAGAGGCCCCGAACTCGATTCCGTTGCAACCCGTTTGACGGAAGACCAGTTGGTGCGTCAGGTACTGCAGGGAGGCGGCAACATGCCTGCTTACGGCAATGCTCTCAGTCCTGCGGAGACCACGGCGCTCGTCGCCTTCCTGAAGACCTTGAACGGCAACGACCTCAGGCCTGCGCAGGATGCCTCGCGCGTTCTGACTGGTGAGAACCCTCCGAATGCGACCGTTCCCGGTGAGAAGAGACCATCGGGTCAATCACACCTGTCGAAGGAAGTTCCCGCGCAGGGGAAACCGTAGAAATGCCGTTGTATGGCCGCTGATATCCAGTCCACCTTCGATTCCTGGGAGCCGTCCTACTGGCTTTCGACAATGGTAGTGGTTACTGCCATTGTGTACTTTCGGGGATGGCTGGCGATCCGCAAGACGAGGCCAACGCAATTTCCTCCGTGGAGGCTCGGCATATTTCTGTCGTCCTTGGCAGTTTTATGGCTGGCCATTGGGTCGCCCATGGACGAATTTGCCGATGCGATGCTCAGTGCGCACATGATCGAGCATCTGCTGCTGATGTCGGTCGTGCCGCCGCTTGCGTTGCTGGGTAATCCGACGGTGCCACTGCTGCGCGGGCTGCCGCGCTGGGTGCTCAAGTATTTGATCGGCCCGCTGCTACGTATTCGGAGTCTACGGAAGTTTACCCACTGGCTAACCCGGCTGCGAGTGGCATGGCTCATTATGAACGTCATCTTTCTGGCGTGGCATGTGCCAGCCGCTTACGACTTTGCCCTTGAGCATGAAGGCTGGCACATCGTCGAGCACATGTGTTTTCTCTCTGCATCCCTCATCTTCTGGTGGCCGATTATCCGGCCATGGCCTACAGGCAGACGCGTCTACACCTGGGGACTGATTCTCTACCTCTTGTCAGCAGACGTAGTTAACACCGGGCTGTCTGCCTTCCTCGCCTTCTGCACCCGTCCCATGTATCCGTATTACCTGGCGGAGCCAAACCCGTTTCACATGAGCCCGCTTGCAGACCAAGTACTCGGAGCCGTCATCATGTGGGTCATGGGCTCTCTCTTCTTTCTTGTTCCCGCCATGTACATCACGCTTAAGCTCATCAAGCCGGAGCGCGCTCGTACGCGCTACAGCGAATACGGGATATAGCGTTCAGTTCAACACAGGCAACACGGCATTGTCTGACGCTTCCGGCGATGTTTCATCGAAGTGCTTGCGAATCCGTTCAGCGGTCGCAGCATTCACCACCGCCGTCAATGCATCCGGTCCTGCCTGCCTGATTCCGCGCACGCTGCCGAAGTGTTCGATCAGGCGCTGTCGCGTCCTCGGCCCCACACCGGGAATCGCCAGGAGTTCGCTATCGCGGTCGC from Edaphobacter paludis includes:
- a CDS encoding Rieske 2Fe-2S domain-containing protein gives rise to the protein MNEHHSDRLTGDLSPEENKLQSEPKSGPKDHSRRVFLFKLSLLLNGAVGVVLAVPIVRYLLGPMVEKKSAYHSWIALGNVDDFPEGETRLADYRNPTTTPWDGDTGKVACWVRRLSGNQFQVFAINCAHLGCPVRWFAESKLFLCPCHGGAYYQDGSRAAGPPERGLFEYKYRVAGAKLMINAGELPTLSTPASAKNANFVPLDKVGCASWQS
- a CDS encoding cytochrome b N-terminal domain-containing protein, with protein sequence MAELKKNGLQKTGIEVYEWFEHRLGLAKPALEAAAHPIPASSASWWYVFGSAATVLFVLQIMTGILLALVYTPSANHAWSSLQFLNNNVELGWFLRALHGWGSDFMIAIVLIHMVQVFMFGAYKFPRELTWIIGVFLLLLTLGMAFTGQVLRFDQDAYWGLGIGASIMSRVPIIGAPLVHFMLGGPIIGSATLSRFFTLHVFVIPGLLLAGVALHLLMVLRLGINEWPMPGRIVRKATYEAEYHKLTEKDGIPFVPDGAWKDAIFAAAIILAVMACAFFFGPFGPTGQPDPTIIQTTPKPDAPFLWLFAILSLLPPSMETPVILIAPVLIIGAMLLLPLVAGEGEKHWSRRPVAVLMVSVIAVSLGIFTRLGTTTPWSPVMNAWSSDAVPTKYLHERTPLERQGALVFQDKQCRNCHEVGGEGGRRGPELDSVATRLTEDQLVRQVLQGGGNMPAYGNALSPAETTALVAFLKTLNGNDLRPAQDASRVLTGENPPNATVPGEKRPSGQSHLSKEVPAQGKP
- a CDS encoding cytochrome c oxidase assembly protein; this translates as MAADIQSTFDSWEPSYWLSTMVVVTAIVYFRGWLAIRKTRPTQFPPWRLGIFLSSLAVLWLAIGSPMDEFADAMLSAHMIEHLLLMSVVPPLALLGNPTVPLLRGLPRWVLKYLIGPLLRIRSLRKFTHWLTRLRVAWLIMNVIFLAWHVPAAYDFALEHEGWHIVEHMCFLSASLIFWWPIIRPWPTGRRVYTWGLILYLLSADVVNTGLSAFLAFCTRPMYPYYLAEPNPFHMSPLADQVLGAVIMWVMGSLFFLVPAMYITLKLIKPERARTRYSEYGI